In Thalassococcus sp. S3, the sequence ATTGGGCATAAGGCCTGCACGACGACTCAAACACAAGGACCAGACCCATGCATGATATCCGTGCCATCCGCGAGAACCCCGCCGCATTCGATGCGGCGTTGTCGCGTCGGGGGGAGGATGGGGTCTCGTCCGATTTGCTAAGCCTCGACGAGGCGCGGCGGGCCAAGATCCTCGCTGCCGAGACGGCGCAGGCGGAGCAGAACAAGGCCTCCAAGGAGGTGGGTGCGGCCAAAGCCAAGGGCGATGACGCGGAATTCGAGCGGCTGCGCGCGCTCGTGGCGGAAAAGAAGGCCGAGGTGGCGGCGATGCAGGCCGATGCAAAGGCGCTGGACGCCAAGCTCACCGACCGGCTTGCGCGGATCGCCAACCTTCCCGCCGAAGACGTGCCGCAAGGGACGGATGAGGCGGGCAATGTGGAGGTGAACCGCTGGGGCAATCCGCGCAACTTCGACTTCGACCCCAAGGAGCATTTCGAGATCGGCGGTGTCGCGGCCTCGATGGATTTCGAGATGGCTGCGAAGATCTCCGGCAGCCGCTTTGTCGTGCTCAAAGGGGCCGTGGCGCGGATCCACCGGGCGCTCGCGCAATTCATGATCGACACGCATGTGGACGAAAACGGACTGACCGAAATGGCCACCCCCGTTCTGGTGCGCGACGAGGCGATGTACGGCACCGACAAGCTGCCGAAATTCGGCGAGGACAGCTATCAGACCACCAATGGCTGGTGGCTGATCCCGACCTCCGAGGTGTCGCTGACCTATTCGGTGGCGGGCGAGGTGCTGGACGCCGCCGCCCTGCCGATCCGGATGACGGCGCACACGCTCTGCTTCCGCTCGGAGGCGGGAAGTGCCGGCAAGGACACGGCGGGGATGCTGCGCCAGCATCAGTTCGAGAAGGTGGAGATGGTCTCGATCACCCATCCCGACGAGAGCGAGGCGGAGCAGAAGCGGATGCTGCGCTGCGCCGAGGATCTGCTGGAGCGGCTGGGCCTGCCGTTCCGCACGGTGGTCCTGTGCACCGGCGACATGGGGTTCGGCGCGCGGCGGACCTATGATATCGAGGCGTGGCTGCCGGGGCAGAACACGTATCGGGAGATCTCGTCGGTCTCGACCACGGGCGATTTCCAGGCGCGGCGCATGAATGCGCGCTTCCGGCCCGAAGGCGGCGGAAAGCCGGACTTCGTGCATACGCTGAACGGCTCGGGCCTGGCGGTCGGGCGCTGCCTGATCGCGGTGCTGGAGAACGGGCAGCAGGCGGATGGCTCGGTGGTCTTGCCCGATGTGC encodes:
- the serS gene encoding serine--tRNA ligase; this encodes MHDIRAIRENPAAFDAALSRRGEDGVSSDLLSLDEARRAKILAAETAQAEQNKASKEVGAAKAKGDDAEFERLRALVAEKKAEVAAMQADAKALDAKLTDRLARIANLPAEDVPQGTDEAGNVEVNRWGNPRNFDFDPKEHFEIGGVAASMDFEMAAKISGSRFVVLKGAVARIHRALAQFMIDTHVDENGLTEMATPVLVRDEAMYGTDKLPKFGEDSYQTTNGWWLIPTSEVSLTYSVAGEVLDAAALPIRMTAHTLCFRSEAGSAGKDTAGMLRQHQFEKVEMVSITHPDESEAEQKRMLRCAEDLLERLGLPFRTVVLCTGDMGFGARRTYDIEAWLPGQNTYREISSVSTTGDFQARRMNARFRPEGGGKPDFVHTLNGSGLAVGRCLIAVLENGQQADGSVVLPDVLRPYLGGKGTLSAQGALV